The Sorangiineae bacterium MSr11367 genome window below encodes:
- a CDS encoding putative metal-binding motif-containing protein, protein MRTSRFASWSALSISSLFLVACSPDRPAPDGKDDSRIEPAKAPSLAAAVAARSASSTVAIGLGHALGMGVNLTSGTQAQLQALNLVTGAEMTQQAEWSSSSPAIVSVSNETGTKGAVVAGQPGLATVHAQVLGETVDLHVLVTERAIVGLSISVPRPAVAPGRTMPLKAIASFDDASQLDVTSAVRWTSDALDIAEIVEAEDAPAVGGRGRGTGFVTAYIARANDSFGTGVPIAVTPGAGDEDHDGYFVEDDCDDSDPARSPGAPEIPGNGKDDNCNGTIDEACTNGIVCTVVQPPRDIAVNYGWQVSGAAEPNAVVTVRDVAASPPRLTNINVDASGHFSKYGLPSQLAILQTAKAGSAPSGKIWQWLGTAADVAPPPPAKDVSFASEGDRTMAISGTILLHASAGVRNLSQQVWQPAQSISSGFAPRFRATLLASPGDWVDIRSSYVGAATPGLIVQIPGVDTRPPVAPTVGIDQYDPYYPNIVGRGEARSKVTLHNTRSHTDIQVIADDDGRYFYGGGQAIYPGDFVFAWANDGTLDSPKASTRIAGIDTTHPSVVESLAITAATDGVAKVTGRVEIGASVRVHRNGAYAVTVDSTWNGVDDFATFEALTPATGGDTLQVMAIDTAGLYSLQTPIWVPASGDSPPAPRPQVTYEGGQWVVRGTAQPNAQLHVYNASSRSALGSSTVTDPVGNIARFEGPQVAQSGDVLLVWVEANGHQSERALVLATYGVTENRAPLPVLDALASESLDGITIVSGRSEINGTLEFSVGSDPVSSTADVMWSAATTDTMGTFYAAVAAPPGATIRVTPLDWQGLRGAETVVTVPQDMGRVRIAPRQ, encoded by the coding sequence ATGCGCACTTCCCGCTTCGCCTCTTGGTCGGCATTGTCGATTTCGAGCCTATTTCTCGTAGCCTGCTCACCCGATCGCCCTGCGCCCGACGGCAAGGACGACTCCCGCATCGAGCCCGCGAAGGCGCCTTCGCTGGCCGCAGCCGTGGCGGCGCGAAGCGCGTCATCGACTGTCGCCATAGGCCTTGGTCATGCCCTCGGGATGGGCGTTAACCTTACGAGCGGTACGCAGGCGCAACTTCAAGCACTCAACCTGGTCACCGGGGCCGAAATGACCCAGCAGGCGGAGTGGTCCTCCTCGTCGCCTGCCATCGTAAGCGTGTCCAACGAGACGGGGACGAAGGGCGCGGTGGTTGCCGGGCAGCCAGGTCTTGCCACTGTGCATGCGCAGGTCCTTGGTGAGACGGTGGACCTCCACGTTCTCGTTACCGAGCGAGCCATCGTGGGCCTGTCGATATCCGTGCCGCGTCCCGCGGTCGCACCCGGGCGGACTATGCCGCTCAAAGCCATTGCCTCGTTCGACGACGCGAGCCAGTTGGACGTGACGTCGGCCGTTCGATGGACATCGGATGCCCTGGATATCGCGGAAATCGTCGAAGCCGAAGACGCCCCCGCGGTCGGCGGACGCGGCAGGGGCACGGGCTTCGTCACGGCGTACATCGCAAGGGCGAACGACTCATTCGGCACCGGGGTGCCCATTGCGGTCACCCCGGGCGCGGGCGACGAGGATCACGATGGCTACTTCGTCGAGGACGATTGCGACGACAGCGACCCCGCGCGATCCCCCGGAGCGCCGGAAATCCCCGGCAATGGGAAGGACGACAATTGCAATGGCACCATCGACGAAGCGTGCACCAACGGGATCGTGTGCACGGTGGTGCAACCTCCTCGTGACATTGCCGTCAACTACGGCTGGCAGGTGAGCGGTGCTGCCGAGCCCAATGCCGTGGTCACCGTGCGCGACGTGGCGGCCAGCCCGCCGAGATTGACGAACATCAACGTGGATGCCTCCGGGCATTTCTCCAAATACGGACTGCCGAGCCAACTCGCTATTTTGCAGACGGCCAAGGCGGGCAGTGCGCCCAGCGGCAAGATCTGGCAATGGCTCGGGACGGCGGCGGACGTGGCGCCGCCTCCCCCGGCGAAGGACGTCTCCTTCGCGAGCGAAGGCGATCGAACGATGGCCATCTCGGGCACCATCTTGCTTCACGCATCCGCGGGGGTGCGCAACCTCTCGCAGCAAGTCTGGCAGCCCGCCCAGAGCATCAGCAGCGGCTTTGCCCCGCGATTTCGTGCGACGCTGTTGGCGTCGCCTGGCGATTGGGTCGACATTCGATCCTCCTACGTCGGCGCGGCAACGCCGGGGCTCATCGTGCAGATACCCGGAGTGGATACCCGGCCGCCGGTGGCTCCGACGGTCGGTATCGATCAATACGATCCATATTATCCCAATATCGTAGGCCGCGGTGAGGCCCGTTCGAAGGTCACATTGCACAATACGCGTTCGCATACCGACATTCAGGTCATCGCCGACGATGATGGTCGATATTTTTACGGTGGCGGCCAGGCGATTTATCCCGGTGACTTCGTATTCGCGTGGGCCAACGATGGGACCTTGGATAGCCCCAAGGCGTCGACGCGCATCGCGGGCATCGATACGACGCATCCGTCCGTCGTCGAATCGCTGGCCATCACGGCCGCGACGGACGGCGTGGCCAAGGTCACCGGCCGGGTGGAAATTGGCGCGAGCGTCCGGGTCCACCGCAACGGCGCGTACGCGGTGACGGTGGATTCGACCTGGAACGGCGTCGACGACTTTGCCACCTTCGAGGCGCTCACGCCCGCCACGGGAGGCGATACGCTCCAGGTCATGGCGATCGACACGGCGGGGTTGTACTCGTTGCAGACGCCCATTTGGGTCCCTGCATCGGGCGATTCGCCTCCCGCACCGCGGCCGCAGGTCACGTACGAAGGGGGCCAATGGGTGGTGCGAGGCACGGCGCAGCCGAACGCGCAGCTTCACGTGTACAATGCAAGCTCACGCAGCGCGCTCGGATCCTCCACGGTGACCGATCCGGTGGGCAACATCGCACGCTTCGAAGGACCGCAGGTTGCCCAATCCGGAGACGTGCTGCTCGTTTGGGTCGAGGCAAATGGGCACCAGAGTGAGCGCGCCTTGGTCCTCGCGACGTACGGCGTGACCGAGAACCGTGCACCGCTGCCCGTCCTCGATGCACTTGCCAGCGAATCCCTCGATGGAATCACCATCGTGTCCGGTCGTTCGGAGATCAACGGCACCTTGGAGTTCTCCGTGGGCAGCGATCCCGTGAGCAGCACGGCCGACGTCATGTGGTCGGCCGCGACCACGGACACGATGGGGACCTTTTACGCCGCGGTTGCCGCACCGCCCGGCGCCACGATTCGCGTGACGCCGCTGGATTGGCAAGGGCTGCGCGGTGCGGAGACGGTGGTCACCGTCCCCCAGGACATGGGCCGCGTCCGGATCGCACCGCGCCAGTAG
- a CDS encoding response regulator transcription factor translates to MRVLVVEEDAKLGGLLTRGLSSQGYVVTLARSVEETHSRAYDDVDLAIVDWMLPDGDGLEVCTMLRRDEFEGPILMLTARGETRGDVHALDLGADDYLTKPIDLDELLVRLRALTRSAKHELDIGPLHIDVARRYAFARGRLLNLTAREFDVLLYLARRAGTPVAKAELLDDVWHTEEVVPNVVEENVGRLRDKLGADAELLETVRGHGYRVKNEP, encoded by the coding sequence GTGCGTGTGCTCGTCGTCGAAGAGGATGCGAAGCTCGGGGGTCTGCTGACGCGGGGGCTCTCGTCGCAGGGCTACGTGGTGACCTTGGCTCGCTCGGTGGAGGAGACACACTCCCGGGCATACGACGATGTGGACTTGGCCATCGTCGACTGGATGCTGCCCGATGGCGATGGCCTCGAAGTGTGTACGATGCTCCGGCGTGACGAGTTCGAAGGGCCCATTTTGATGCTGACGGCCCGCGGGGAGACGCGCGGCGACGTGCATGCGCTGGATCTCGGCGCGGACGATTACCTGACGAAGCCGATCGACCTCGACGAACTTCTGGTGCGGCTCCGTGCGCTCACGCGCAGCGCGAAGCACGAGTTGGATATCGGTCCGTTGCACATCGACGTAGCCAGACGATATGCGTTTGCGCGCGGCCGTCTCTTGAACCTGACGGCACGGGAGTTCGATGTGCTGCTGTACCTCGCGCGGCGCGCGGGGACGCCCGTCGCGAAAGCCGAGCTTTTGGACGACGTGTGGCACACGGAGGAAGTCGTCCCCAATGTCGTCGAAGAGAACGTGGGCCGGCTTCGCGACAAGCTCGGAGCCGATGCCGAGCTGCTCGAGACGGTGCGCGGCCACGGCTATCGCGTCAAGAACGAGCCATGA
- a CDS encoding HAMP domain-containing histidine kinase encodes MSRRLPISTRLAVNHGILVALLVIALLVTLQGVIRMLGIITEIRDQYLSSVDAEEEIHRSAWQVEVALRHAHFECQSERQEVDVHRSVLLARDRLNAILDKYRVHAPLRLRTAAERYLDLADRATSGDTCAFALAPNTDAQRTALDEELTDAWMDLVHDLHADLSQKEEHSRGIGIWTAIGAFGVATVGALAAVLIARSTARSISDPMRRLAAETMRIGEGDFAPIPKVAGPREIEDLWRDLERTRERLAELDRLKQSFLANVSHELRSPLARLREALGLLFDGTCGPLNERQLRVLTLANRACEREVQLVNALLDMSRLNSGMALKLEAACRLDRIIQAALEGERAEANERGVEFEVARRGSIPPMDLDSALMERAVANLIRNAVSVSRRGQTVRIERSLSMKDDRAFIDVVDEGPGFTAKAKDFAFRPFGAADIPNVGRPAGIGLGLSFAKEVARAHGGLLTILRSDRTGTTIRIELSISSGTSPRDS; translated from the coding sequence ATGTCGCGTCGCCTGCCCATATCGACCCGTCTGGCGGTCAATCACGGAATACTCGTCGCGCTGCTGGTGATTGCGCTGTTGGTCACGCTTCAAGGCGTGATTCGCATGTTGGGCATCATTACGGAAATTCGCGATCAGTACCTTTCGAGCGTCGACGCCGAGGAAGAAATTCACCGCTCGGCTTGGCAGGTCGAAGTGGCATTGCGCCACGCGCACTTCGAGTGCCAGAGCGAACGCCAGGAAGTCGACGTCCATCGCTCCGTGCTTTTGGCGCGTGATCGCCTGAACGCGATCTTGGACAAGTACAGGGTGCACGCGCCGCTTCGGTTGCGGACCGCAGCCGAGCGCTACCTCGATTTGGCCGATCGAGCCACCTCGGGTGACACCTGTGCCTTCGCCCTCGCGCCCAACACCGACGCACAACGGACCGCGCTGGACGAGGAGCTCACCGATGCTTGGATGGACCTCGTCCACGACCTGCACGCCGATCTGTCACAAAAAGAAGAGCACTCCCGAGGTATCGGCATTTGGACCGCCATCGGTGCCTTCGGCGTCGCCACCGTGGGTGCCTTGGCCGCGGTGCTGATCGCACGCTCCACGGCGCGAAGCATTTCCGACCCGATGCGCCGGCTCGCAGCGGAGACGATGCGCATCGGCGAAGGCGATTTCGCGCCGATTCCGAAGGTGGCGGGCCCGCGCGAAATCGAAGACCTCTGGCGTGACCTCGAACGAACGCGCGAGCGGTTGGCCGAGCTCGATCGCTTGAAGCAATCCTTTCTGGCCAATGTCTCGCACGAGCTTCGCTCGCCGTTGGCCCGCTTGCGCGAGGCGCTCGGGCTCTTGTTCGACGGAACGTGCGGGCCGCTCAACGAGCGCCAACTTCGCGTGCTCACCCTGGCCAACCGCGCGTGTGAGCGCGAAGTGCAACTGGTCAATGCCCTCCTCGACATGTCGCGACTGAATTCGGGAATGGCGCTCAAGCTCGAGGCGGCCTGTCGTCTCGATCGCATCATCCAAGCCGCCCTCGAAGGAGAGCGCGCCGAAGCAAACGAGCGCGGCGTGGAGTTCGAAGTGGCCAGGCGCGGCTCGATTCCACCCATGGATCTCGATTCCGCGCTGATGGAACGGGCGGTGGCCAATCTGATTCGAAATGCCGTGTCCGTTTCACGGCGCGGCCAGACGGTGCGCATCGAGCGCTCGTTGTCGATGAAGGACGATCGCGCCTTCATCGATGTCGTGGACGAGGGCCCGGGCTTCACCGCAAAAGCAAAAGATTTCGCATTTCGTCCTTTCGGTGCCGCCGATATTCCCAATGTTGGTCGTCCTGCTGGAATAGGACTGGGGCTCTCGTTTGCTAAGGAGGTGGCCCGTGCTCACGGGGGCCTGTTGACGATTCTGCGCTCCGATCGGACGGGCACCACCATCCGCATCGAGCTTTCGATTTCTTCTGGCACCTCTCCGAGAGATTCATGA
- a CDS encoding sigma-54 dependent transcriptional regulator, whose protein sequence is MTERTQGGANDTSKEPHILLVDDDIELCELVSLRLEAKGHRVSVEHTVKGALRRIGSEYVDTVLLDLRLGQEDGFEVLDGIAKRSPDVPVIVLTAHGTIDTAVESIRKGAFGFVTKPFLDHDLLEKIGHAIESSRLRREIAGLRRVIGDGLEDARLVGVSPAIERIREIIARVAPTDASVLILGESGTGKELVARSFHALSRRAHEPFIAVNCAGLAPELLESTLFGHTKGAFTGATANREGLFGAANKGTLFLDEIAEAPPAVQAKLLRVLQEKRYTPVGSTTEQDANVRIVAATNRDLRQEVLERRFREDLFYRLHVVPVTMPSLRERKEDILLLAEMFLERAAARYRFSVPRIGDAARAALFEHPWPGNVRELANVMEAAVLAGHGGELKVEHLPGVTMGESPAQSVLEDFSTRARQVLDPYVTASAQTFPALRDARDAFERAYLDVVLSRTSGNVSSAARLAGRNRTDFYDLLRRHGYSPSVYKRTD, encoded by the coding sequence ATGACTGAACGCACGCAGGGCGGGGCGAACGACACGTCGAAAGAACCGCACATCCTACTCGTCGACGACGACATCGAGCTCTGTGAGCTCGTGTCGCTGCGGCTCGAAGCGAAGGGACATCGCGTCTCGGTCGAACACACGGTGAAGGGTGCGCTTCGACGGATCGGAAGCGAGTACGTGGACACGGTGCTGCTCGACCTTCGGCTGGGGCAGGAAGACGGCTTCGAAGTGCTCGATGGCATCGCCAAGCGCTCGCCCGACGTGCCGGTGATCGTGCTCACCGCCCACGGCACCATCGACACCGCTGTGGAGTCCATCCGAAAAGGCGCCTTCGGTTTCGTCACCAAGCCGTTTCTGGATCACGATCTGCTCGAGAAAATTGGCCATGCCATCGAGAGCAGCCGCTTGCGAAGGGAGATTGCCGGGCTCCGCCGGGTCATCGGCGATGGGCTCGAAGATGCTCGCTTGGTAGGCGTCAGCCCCGCCATCGAGCGCATTCGCGAGATCATCGCGCGCGTGGCGCCCACCGATGCGAGCGTCCTCATCCTCGGCGAGTCCGGCACCGGCAAGGAGCTCGTGGCGCGTTCGTTCCATGCGCTCTCGCGGCGGGCCCATGAACCGTTCATTGCGGTCAACTGCGCGGGACTCGCGCCCGAGCTGCTGGAAAGCACGCTGTTCGGCCATACCAAAGGCGCATTCACCGGCGCCACGGCCAACCGCGAGGGACTCTTCGGCGCGGCCAACAAGGGCACGCTCTTTCTCGACGAGATTGCCGAGGCTCCGCCCGCCGTGCAAGCAAAGCTCCTGCGCGTCCTTCAGGAGAAGCGGTATACGCCCGTGGGCTCCACGACCGAGCAGGATGCGAACGTTCGCATCGTCGCGGCGACCAACCGCGATCTACGCCAAGAGGTGCTCGAGCGGCGCTTTCGAGAAGATCTTTTTTACCGTCTTCATGTCGTTCCGGTCACGATGCCATCGTTGCGTGAGCGCAAAGAAGATATCCTGCTGCTGGCAGAGATGTTCCTCGAGCGCGCGGCCGCCCGCTATCGATTCAGCGTCCCGCGCATCGGCGATGCGGCGCGGGCTGCACTGTTCGAGCATCCATGGCCGGGCAACGTGCGCGAGCTGGCCAATGTCATGGAGGCGGCGGTTTTGGCCGGGCACGGCGGCGAGCTCAAGGTGGAGCATCTGCCGGGGGTGACCATGGGGGAATCGCCGGCGCAGTCGGTGCTCGAGGATTTTTCGACCCGCGCGCGCCAGGTTCTCGATCCGTACGTCACCGCCAGCGCGCAGACCTTCCCTGCCCTGCGCGATGCACGCGACGCCTTCGAACGCGCCTACCTCGATGTCGTGCTCTCGCGAACATCGGGCAACGTGTCGTCGGCGGCGCGTCTGGCCGGGCGAAACCGCACCGACTTTTACGATCTCCTGAGGCGGCACGGCTACTCGCCCTCGGTTTACAAGCGCACCGATTGA
- a CDS encoding DUF1275 domain-containing protein, whose protein sequence is MTFAKDAEIFAPRNVMAWLLFSLTAGSVNAGAFMACRNFVSHVTGTITSLGVEFGESWLALKYMLVFAAFFGGAAIAALVTVTLRLRDKQQIVVPMLLVFLVLLSVAAAGHGGLFGPFGLEEPTSGSFVLLSLLAAAMGIQNSAIGLATSNAIRTTHATGPVTDLAVNVVRAMLGTKEASAREWKWALLRSAKLTMFIGGALVTTRYASILEYRTFTISAMFLLAGVVLTGLSEVTRVGDQSVRL, encoded by the coding sequence ATGACATTTGCGAAGGATGCAGAGATCTTCGCGCCGCGAAACGTGATGGCGTGGCTGTTGTTCTCGCTGACCGCAGGTAGCGTGAACGCGGGCGCCTTCATGGCGTGCCGCAATTTCGTCAGCCACGTGACCGGCACCATCACGTCGCTGGGCGTCGAGTTTGGCGAATCCTGGCTCGCGCTCAAGTACATGCTGGTTTTCGCCGCCTTTTTCGGCGGTGCGGCCATTGCCGCCTTGGTGACGGTGACCCTGCGTCTGAGGGACAAGCAGCAGATCGTCGTCCCCATGCTGCTCGTGTTCCTCGTGTTGCTCTCGGTGGCGGCGGCGGGGCACGGCGGGCTGTTCGGGCCTTTCGGGCTCGAGGAGCCAACATCGGGCTCGTTCGTCCTTCTTTCACTCCTTGCGGCGGCGATGGGGATTCAGAATTCGGCCATCGGACTCGCGACGTCGAATGCCATCCGCACCACGCACGCGACGGGGCCGGTCACCGATCTGGCGGTCAACGTCGTTCGCGCGATGCTCGGCACGAAGGAGGCGAGTGCGCGCGAATGGAAATGGGCACTTCTGCGATCGGCAAAATTGACCATGTTCATCGGCGGAGCGCTGGTCACCACGCGGTATGCGTCGATATTGGAATACCGCACGTTCACCATTTCGGCCATGTTCCTCCTGGCCGGTGTGGTGCTGACCGGGCTATCGGAGGTGACCCGGGTCGGAGATCAATCGGTGCGCTTGTAA
- a CDS encoding acetoacetate--CoA ligase yields the protein MDTIANTVTLRKFMSHRYGVDLADYRALRDWSVRELAAFWGGLWEYFAIESPTPYEAVLKDGRMPGARWFEGAQVNYARQLLRHAEETGDSPAIVFRNERMHREGHSYELSWSELARRSAAFGAELQAMGVRRGDRVAAYLPNIPETVIAFLGCASIGAIWSLCAPDMGVATVRDRFAQIEPKVLIACDGAVYGGKVHDRRELVGKLLSSLPSVESLVVVPNLERAGGPSVPSVRAPELETWTGRVSNWDACVRSAEGASPEWLPFDHPLWIVYSSGTTGLPKPIVHGHGGVMLEMLKFHAFHLNLGPTATTGDRFHWYSSTGWVMWNVQISALLLGTTICLYDGHPTFPRADTLWSYASQVGATFLGAGAAYFAMCMKEGFSPRDVDISKLKALGATGSPLAVEVYEWGYREVREGIWWAVVAGGTDLASAFLAGTPELPTVPGEMQGCALAADVEAWSEDGTPLVDEVGELVCKQPMPSMPLMFWGDPEHRRYIDSYFDVFPGRWRHGDWLRIAPSGGAVIFGRSDATLNRHGHRLGTSELYRVVEAVPEVLDSLVVDLEYLGRPSYMPLFVALRPGVELDSALRETLRQRIREGVSPRFVPDDILQVPEIPRTLTGKKQELPVKKLLLGRALTDVVNRDACANPAAFDWFVEFAQRRR from the coding sequence ATGGATACGATCGCGAACACGGTCACGTTGCGTAAGTTTATGTCCCACCGGTACGGCGTGGACCTTGCCGATTATCGCGCGTTGCGCGACTGGTCGGTGCGCGAGCTCGCGGCTTTCTGGGGCGGCCTCTGGGAGTACTTCGCGATCGAATCGCCCACGCCGTACGAGGCCGTGCTGAAGGACGGCCGCATGCCGGGCGCGCGGTGGTTCGAAGGGGCGCAGGTCAATTACGCGCGGCAGCTCCTTCGTCATGCCGAAGAAACCGGGGACTCGCCGGCGATCGTCTTTCGCAACGAGCGGATGCATCGCGAGGGCCATTCGTACGAGTTGTCGTGGTCCGAGCTGGCGCGCCGGAGTGCGGCCTTTGGCGCGGAGCTGCAGGCGATGGGCGTGCGCCGTGGCGACCGTGTGGCCGCGTATCTGCCGAACATCCCGGAGACGGTGATCGCGTTTCTCGGCTGCGCGTCCATCGGCGCGATCTGGAGCCTGTGTGCACCCGACATGGGGGTCGCCACGGTGCGCGATCGTTTCGCCCAGATCGAACCCAAGGTGCTCATCGCCTGCGACGGCGCGGTGTACGGCGGCAAGGTTCACGACCGCCGCGAGCTCGTGGGGAAGCTCCTTTCGTCGCTGCCCAGCGTCGAGTCGCTCGTCGTGGTGCCCAACCTCGAACGCGCGGGCGGGCCGAGCGTGCCAAGTGTCAGAGCGCCCGAGCTCGAAACGTGGACGGGCCGCGTCTCGAATTGGGATGCCTGCGTGCGCTCCGCGGAAGGGGCATCCCCCGAGTGGCTGCCGTTCGATCACCCGCTGTGGATCGTCTACAGCAGCGGGACGACGGGGTTGCCGAAGCCGATCGTGCACGGCCACGGCGGCGTCATGCTGGAGATGCTGAAGTTCCATGCCTTCCACTTGAACCTCGGACCGACTGCCACCACCGGCGACAGGTTCCATTGGTACTCGAGCACCGGTTGGGTGATGTGGAATGTGCAGATCTCCGCATTGCTCTTGGGGACGACGATATGCCTTTACGACGGGCATCCCACGTTCCCGCGCGCCGATACCCTCTGGTCGTACGCGTCGCAGGTCGGTGCCACCTTCCTCGGCGCGGGGGCGGCCTATTTCGCGATGTGCATGAAGGAAGGGTTCTCGCCGCGGGATGTCGACATTTCCAAATTGAAGGCCTTGGGCGCGACGGGCTCACCCCTCGCCGTGGAGGTCTACGAATGGGGTTACCGCGAAGTTCGCGAAGGCATCTGGTGGGCCGTTGTTGCCGGCGGGACGGATCTCGCGAGCGCATTCCTCGCGGGCACTCCGGAGCTTCCAACCGTGCCCGGTGAGATGCAAGGCTGCGCGCTCGCCGCGGACGTCGAGGCGTGGAGCGAAGATGGAACGCCGCTCGTCGACGAGGTCGGCGAGCTGGTGTGCAAACAGCCGATGCCGTCGATGCCCTTGATGTTCTGGGGCGATCCGGAACATCGTCGCTACATCGATAGCTATTTCGATGTCTTCCCTGGACGCTGGCGTCACGGAGATTGGTTGCGCATCGCACCGAGCGGAGGCGCGGTCATCTTCGGGCGCAGCGACGCGACGTTGAATCGTCACGGCCACCGATTGGGCACGAGCGAACTGTATCGCGTCGTCGAGGCGGTGCCGGAGGTGCTCGACAGCTTGGTCGTCGACCTCGAGTACCTCGGGCGGCCCAGCTACATGCCTTTGTTCGTGGCGCTCCGGCCCGGGGTGGAGCTCGATTCCGCCCTTCGAGAGACCTTGCGGCAGCGGATTCGTGAGGGCGTCTCACCGCGTTTCGTCCCCGACGATATCCTCCAGGTGCCCGAGATTCCGCGCACGCTGACGGGGAAGAAGCAGGAGCTGCCGGTGAAGAAGCTGCTGCTCGGCCGCGCGCTCACCGACGTCGTCAACCGCGATGCCTGCGCGAACCCCGCGGCCTTCGACTGGTTCGTCGAATTCGCCCAGCGTCGGCGCTGA
- a CDS encoding lysophospholipase — MLRSATAARAAYAPARDIPLPRDVPRNVVHRSGFFVGTDGTVLFERHWEPHAEPLADIILVHGLYDHCSRYSRMASRLVDQRFAVHSYDLRGHAHSEGVRGDFRLAEHCADLETYVQRLRRRRRTKRLFLVGNAIGGLIALAYVMSVPTLAIDSMAVIAPAPRVERALPLRARLASLLRSDACVVEPDFKAGCKDPLIHPAGITRGAAAEIAVSWQFVLEGAPTLRVPLFLLQGTLDRMTDPREALALYARVRSHDKRMRMYPGLAHDLLRQPARERIVHELSAWFEERMVIRCAG; from the coding sequence ATGCTTAGAAGTGCGACGGCCGCACGAGCAGCCTACGCACCGGCGCGGGATATTCCGCTACCCCGCGATGTGCCGCGGAACGTGGTGCATCGCTCGGGGTTCTTCGTGGGCACCGATGGCACGGTGCTTTTCGAGCGGCATTGGGAGCCGCATGCGGAACCGCTCGCCGACATCATCCTCGTGCACGGATTGTACGACCACTGCAGTCGTTACTCGAGGATGGCATCCCGCCTGGTCGATCAGCGCTTCGCCGTCCATAGCTACGATCTGCGGGGCCATGCCCATTCGGAGGGTGTCCGCGGCGATTTCCGGCTCGCGGAACATTGCGCCGATCTCGAAACCTATGTTCAGCGACTGCGTCGTCGGCGGCGCACCAAGCGTCTGTTCCTGGTGGGAAACGCGATCGGCGGACTGATTGCGCTCGCGTACGTCATGAGCGTGCCGACCCTGGCCATCGACTCCATGGCGGTCATCGCGCCGGCACCGCGCGTCGAGCGCGCCCTTCCACTGCGCGCGCGACTCGCGTCCCTCCTTCGTTCGGATGCCTGCGTGGTCGAGCCTGATTTCAAGGCAGGCTGCAAGGATCCGCTCATCCATCCGGCCGGCATCACGCGCGGGGCCGCGGCGGAGATCGCTGTATCGTGGCAGTTCGTTCTCGAGGGCGCGCCGACCCTTCGCGTTCCGCTCTTTCTCCTCCAGGGAACCCTCGATCGGATGACCGATCCGCGGGAGGCCTTGGCGCTCTACGCCCGCGTGCGCTCTCACGACAAAAGGATGCGCATGTATCCGGGCTTGGCGCATGACCTCTTGCGGCAGCCGGCGAGGGAACGGATCGTCCACGAGCTGAGCGCGTGGTTCGAGGAGCGCATGGTCATCCGTTGCGCGGGTTGA
- a CDS encoding serine/threonine protein kinase, translating to MPRFRVLAQLGQGGMANVHLAIARGPVGFSKLVVLKSLRADLVDDPAMVEMFLHEARIAARLNHPNVVQTFEVGEESGHHAIVMEYLEGQTLAQIRRRARASVGGLPLEIHLRLLNDVLGGLHYAHELSDYDGTALGLVHRDVSPQNIFVTFDGQVKLLDFGIATLTTGRRIETQTGVLKGKIDYMSPEQMMEAELDRRSDLFAMGIMLWEAAAGRPLWQGLTEVGVMNRVLNGDIPRLRDVNPLVSRGLERICLKAMARSREERYATAAELQLDLESELASMGAPIKQRELGGFVADLFADVRAERKTFIDLQVRRAARFSGSESDALRPLLLPVLRKEPSSWGSGDLVPSQHRGALLRKASRAAWGVVLSLGTACLSSRKSKGVPTP from the coding sequence GTGCCGAGGTTTCGCGTGCTCGCGCAGCTCGGTCAGGGCGGCATGGCCAACGTTCATCTGGCGATCGCTCGTGGCCCTGTCGGGTTCAGCAAGCTCGTCGTCCTCAAGTCGCTTCGCGCTGATCTGGTGGACGATCCTGCGATGGTGGAAATGTTCCTCCACGAGGCACGCATTGCGGCACGCCTCAACCATCCCAACGTCGTGCAGACGTTCGAAGTTGGGGAAGAGTCCGGGCATCACGCCATCGTGATGGAGTACCTGGAGGGGCAGACGCTCGCGCAAATTCGCCGGCGTGCCCGGGCGTCCGTGGGGGGCCTTCCTCTCGAGATCCATCTGCGCCTGCTCAACGATGTCCTCGGTGGGCTGCACTACGCGCACGAACTTTCGGACTACGACGGAACCGCCTTGGGCCTCGTCCACCGCGACGTCTCGCCGCAGAATATTTTCGTCACCTTCGACGGACAGGTCAAACTGCTCGACTTCGGAATCGCGACGCTCACGACCGGCCGTCGCATCGAGACGCAGACGGGCGTGCTCAAGGGCAAGATCGATTACATGTCGCCCGAGCAGATGATGGAGGCGGAACTCGATCGGCGTTCGGATCTCTTCGCGATGGGCATCATGCTCTGGGAGGCGGCGGCGGGCCGGCCCCTGTGGCAAGGGCTCACGGAAGTCGGCGTCATGAACCGCGTCCTCAATGGCGATATCCCACGGCTGCGCGACGTCAATCCGTTGGTGTCGAGGGGGCTCGAGCGCATCTGCCTCAAGGCCATGGCGAGATCGCGCGAGGAGCGCTATGCCACGGCGGCCGAGCTCCAACTCGATCTCGAGAGCGAACTCGCCTCCATGGGCGCGCCCATCAAGCAACGCGAGCTCGGTGGGTTCGTCGCGGACCTGTTTGCCGATGTTCGGGCCGAAAGGAAAACGTTCATCGATCTGCAGGTGCGCAGGGCTGCGCGGTTCTCTGGGAGCGAGTCCGATGCGCTCCGGCCGCTCCTGCTGCCCGTCCTGCGGAAGGAGCCGTCCAGTTGGGGCAGCGGGGACCTCGTGCCCTCGCAGCATCGGGGCGCGCTCTTGCGCAAGGCGTCGCGCGCGGCCTGGGGCGTCGTTCTCTCGCTGGGCACCGCATGCCTTTCCTCGCGGAAGTCGAAGGGCGTGCCCACCCCGTGA